A region from the uncultured Draconibacterium sp. genome encodes:
- a CDS encoding ATP-binding protein translates to MISKDVKLKVIEALRKQEEIHGTRIKVCSKFDISPSVLTRLLNDGETDNILSAGKWINLARKFEIPLGNGIEFKTAQTATFKHIWQQLDFARQYSVSGMLCDRADIGKTHTAKIYARENKNVVYIDCGRVKTTQRFIRAIAKGFGIDDTGRFYQVREDLIYYINSIESPLIILDEFGDLPTSVYLEFKSLWNATDHHCGWYAMGADGLRAKIDKLIARKVVGFAEIFSRMGNKYQRITPIDDSGFKAFQKKQIAQIGKVNGVADIQALHAKTDMSLRRIPIQIGLERKQEEVEQ, encoded by the coding sequence ATGATTTCAAAAGACGTAAAACTAAAGGTGATTGAAGCCTTGCGCAAGCAGGAAGAAATTCATGGAACACGAATAAAAGTATGTTCAAAGTTCGACATTTCACCCAGTGTACTTACCCGGCTTCTTAACGATGGAGAAACCGACAATATCCTTTCGGCAGGGAAATGGATTAACCTGGCCCGTAAGTTTGAAATACCACTCGGTAACGGCATCGAATTTAAAACTGCACAAACAGCAACTTTTAAGCATATATGGCAGCAGCTCGATTTTGCACGCCAGTACAGCGTAAGCGGTATGTTATGCGACCGTGCCGATATTGGCAAAACCCACACGGCAAAAATTTACGCACGCGAAAATAAAAATGTGGTGTATATCGACTGTGGCCGTGTAAAAACTACCCAGCGTTTTATCCGCGCTATTGCTAAGGGTTTTGGCATCGACGATACCGGACGTTTTTACCAGGTTCGCGAAGACCTAATTTATTACATCAACTCCATTGAAAGTCCGCTTATTATACTCGATGAGTTTGGCGATTTGCCAACTTCGGTTTACCTCGAATTTAAAAGCCTTTGGAATGCCACCGACCATCATTGCGGGTGGTATGCAATGGGTGCCGACGGCCTGCGTGCAAAAATCGACAAGCTTATAGCACGTAAAGTGGTTGGCTTTGCCGAAATCTTTTCGCGCATGGGCAATAAATACCAGCGCATTACACCTATCGACGACAGCGGCTTTAAAGCTTTTCAGAAAAAGCAAATTGCACAAATTGGTAAGGTTAACGGCGTGGCCGATATCCAGGCTCTTCATGCAAAAACAGATATGAGCCTGCGCCGCATCCCTATTCAGATTGGTTTGGAACGTAAACAAGAGGAGGTGGAGCAATGA
- a CDS encoding 3'-5' exonuclease → MKDKTYVFFDTETTGLPNDFNAPFTDSDNWPRLVQLAWIVTDEAGKHIDEQNFIIKPDGFEIPEDVLEIHGITTEKAEAEGHYLAGVLADFWKVVAFSDFIVAHNISFDVNIVAAEFHRIGMSNIFRNERLLDTKKAGADICKIPNPHDYEGYKWPRLKELYRHLFGEDFENAHDAFADITATERCFWKMREINAI, encoded by the coding sequence ATGAAAGATAAAACCTATGTGTTTTTCGACACAGAAACAACCGGATTACCAAACGATTTTAATGCTCCGTTTACTGATTCCGACAATTGGCCTCGTCTGGTTCAATTGGCATGGATTGTTACCGATGAAGCCGGAAAACACATCGATGAGCAAAATTTCATTATCAAACCCGATGGTTTTGAGATACCTGAAGATGTATTGGAAATTCATGGTATAACAACCGAAAAAGCAGAAGCCGAAGGCCATTATCTGGCAGGTGTACTTGCTGACTTTTGGAAGGTAGTAGCATTCTCCGATTTTATTGTTGCACACAATATATCATTCGATGTAAACATAGTAGCTGCCGAATTTCACCGAATTGGCATGTCTAATATTTTTCGGAATGAAAGATTACTCGATACAAAAAAAGCCGGAGCCGATATCTGTAAAATTCCAAATCCTCACGATTATGAAGGTTATAAATGGCCGCGCTTAAAAGAGCTGTACCGCCATTTGTTCGGTGAAGATTTTGAGAACGCGCACGATGCATTTGCCGACATTACTGCTACCGAACGCTGCTTCTGGAAAATGAGGGAAATAAACGCCATTTAA